The Vibrio tubiashii ATCC 19109 genome has a segment encoding these proteins:
- a CDS encoding AAA family ATPase, whose protein sequence is MKPIVITGGPGAGKTTLLDALAEYGYATFAEGSRALIEQQSQLPDGILPWTDLPNFARLCLRFMGDQKLTAQQSQVAFMDRAIPDIVGYLKVGGCEVVQEFLGQSAEYHSQVFVCRPETSIYVQDEVRPHSFEEALQIHQVLVETYSELGYQVVEVPWGAVDERVAFVRQVVDLATEAVS, encoded by the coding sequence ATGAAACCTATCGTTATTACAGGTGGCCCGGGCGCAGGTAAAACAACCTTGCTTGATGCTTTGGCAGAATATGGCTATGCCACATTTGCTGAAGGCTCTCGCGCGTTGATTGAGCAGCAGAGCCAACTGCCCGATGGTATTTTGCCATGGACAGACTTGCCTAATTTCGCGCGTTTATGCTTAAGGTTTATGGGTGACCAAAAGCTCACCGCGCAGCAATCACAGGTGGCTTTTATGGATCGAGCTATCCCTGATATTGTTGGCTATCTTAAAGTGGGCGGCTGTGAGGTGGTGCAAGAGTTCCTAGGCCAAAGTGCTGAATACCATAGTCAGGTGTTTGTCTGCCGACCTGAAACCTCGATTTATGTTCAAGATGAGGTGCGCCCACATAGCTTTGAAGAAGCGCTTCAAATCCACCAAGTGCTTGTCGAAACCTATTCGGAGCTAGGTTATCAAGTGGTTGAGGTGCCATGGGGGGCTGTCGATGAAAGGGTTGCTTTTGTTCGCCAAGTAGTGGATTTAGCTACAGAGGCAGTAAGCTAA
- a CDS encoding DUF2959 domain-containing protein, giving the protein MPYLLAIVLSIFALTGCQSAYYSAMEQVGYHKRDIMVDRVEDAKQSQQDAQQEFTSALEALSALTNFDGGELETVYNQINDKYQDSEKAAQDVSDRIAAIEDVSDALFAEWQEELKLYTSTKLKRSSEQKLKETQRSYNTMLSAMKRAEDKMTPVLNTLRDNTLYLKHNLNASAIGSLQGEFASLEQDIQYAIQDMNAAIAESDKFLQKLSQK; this is encoded by the coding sequence ATGCCGTACTTACTGGCTATTGTATTGTCGATTTTTGCCCTAACAGGGTGTCAATCAGCCTATTACTCTGCAATGGAACAAGTAGGCTACCATAAACGAGACATCATGGTGGATCGCGTTGAAGACGCTAAACAATCACAACAAGACGCGCAGCAAGAATTTACAAGTGCACTGGAAGCGCTTTCGGCACTAACCAACTTCGACGGTGGAGAACTAGAAACCGTCTACAACCAGATCAACGACAAATACCAAGACAGTGAAAAAGCCGCGCAAGATGTCAGTGACCGCATTGCTGCGATTGAAGATGTGTCTGATGCGCTATTTGCCGAATGGCAAGAAGAGCTAAAGCTATACACTAGTACCAAGCTTAAGCGTTCGAGTGAACAAAAACTTAAAGAGACTCAGCGCTCATACAATACTATGTTGTCAGCGATGAAGCGCGCAGAAGACAAAATGACCCCAGTACTCAATACACTGCGCGACAATACTCTTTATCTAAAGCACAACCTTAACGCGAGCGCGATTGGCTCTCTACAGGGTGAGTTTGCAAGCTTGGAACAAGATATCCAATACGCAATACAAGATATGAATGCAGCGATTGCAGAATCTGATAAGTTCCTGCAAAAGCTAAGTCAAAAGTAA